The following coding sequences lie in one Ctenopharyngodon idella isolate HZGC_01 chromosome 11, HZGC01, whole genome shotgun sequence genomic window:
- the LOC127522556 gene encoding uncharacterized protein C2orf73 homolog has product MEKQMYHNAEICLPRKKKVWECFHSNTFRIFDETVPERLDPLRVYQNHKYPERDPQEPETRNVPHPHHGGFIRTNVRFLNEPVAHMENRQPEQLNWWSNGPEEAPAVNAAYSNASTQRSDFQPIRDAPVRVRETSRPAARGIIPALTSFDQSEKLQDFHRPE; this is encoded by the exons ATGGAAAAGCAAATGTACCATAATGCAGAAATATGTCTGCCTCGAAAAAAGAAGGTTTGGGAGTGTTTCCA TTCAAACACCTTCAGGATCTTTGATGAAACGGTGCCGGAGCGTCTTGATCCGCTCCGAGTCTATCAGAACCATAAATATCCTGAGAGAGACCCGCAGGAGCCTGAGACCCGCAACGTCCCGCATCCACACCACGGCGGATTCATCAGGACTAACGTGAGGTTCCTGAACGAGCCCGTCGCTCACATGGAGAACAGACAACCTGAACAG TTGAACTGGTGGTCAAACGGTCCTGAAGAGGCTCCAGCTGTGAACGCAGCTTACAGTAACGCCAGCACTCAGAGAAGTGAtttccagccaatcagagacgCTCCTGTCAGAGTGAGAGAGACCAGCAGACCCGCGGCCAGAGGAATCA TCCCAGCTCTCACTTCCTTTGACCAATCAGAAAAACTCCAGGATTTTCATAGACCTGAATGA